The genomic stretch TACAGCAATTCAGATTCATACCTTAATAAAATTGTAAGCTCAGGCTTTAGTGGTGTTTACCTGGACATCATTGATGCGTATGAGTATTTTGAGGAGTAAGGAGATACTTATCGTACTACGCGCTCAGGCCTTGTTCTACATTCAAGCGATCCAGAAATCTATTCATATCCCTTGGCCTGTAACTTAAACAAAGCCGCATATTTACCATCTTTCTCCAGAAGTTGATCATGGCTGCCAAGCTCCAATAGCTCACCGTTTTCTAAAAATAGAATGCGATCGGCCATACGCACGGTGCTAAAGCGGTGGCTTATGAGGACAGCTGTTCGTCCAGCAATAAGTTCTGAAAAGCGGATAAAAACTTCATTTTCAGCTCGGGCATCCAGGGCGCTGGTGGGTTCATCCAAAATCATGAGTTGTGCTTCGCCCATGTAGGCACGGGCCAAAGCTATTTTTTGCCACTCGCCACCACTCAGCTCTACACCACCTTCAAAGCGTTTGCCGAGAAACTGCTGGTAGCGCTCCGGGAGTTTGTCAATTACGGTGTTGGCCAGACTTTTATCAGCACTATCCTCAATCAGATCCTGTTTTTGCAACTGGTTGATATTTCCAATGGCAATGTTTTCATCAGCTTTAAGCTGAAACTTCACGAAATCCTGAAATATGATGCTCACGTTTTTGCGTAAGTCTACAATGTCATATTCTGAAAGGTCTACACCATCCAGAAGAATTCGCCCTTCGGTAGGTTCATAAAGGCGAGACAGAAGTTTTACCAGAGTGGTTTTTCCTGCACCATTTTCACCAACCAATGCTAACTTTTCACCAGCCTTCAAATGAAAGTTGAGATGTTTTAGAGAGTAGCGTTCGCTGCCTGGATATTTAAAACTTACGTTTTCAAAAGTGAAACCTTGAAGAATAGGATCCGGGATTTTGGGATTACTACTTTTTGGTATGATTTGCGGACGAAGCTCAAAGAAATCAAAAAGGTCTTGCAGGTAAAGAGCACTTTCAGCAATCTGGCTAAAGCGATTCATGATACTTTGCAGCATATTTCGCATTTGTAAAAATGACCCCGCCAAGAAGGTGAGTTTACCTAAAGAAATGTCACCATTTACAGTGTCAATCACAATATAAACATAGGCGCCATAGTAGGCCACAGTACCGACAGCGGTAAGCAAGCTACCCCAAAATGCCCTGCTGGTGGCCAGCTTTTTATTGGCCTTATAATATTCCTCAGTCAGTTTTTTAAATCGCTGTGAGATAAAATCCTGAAGACCAAAAATCTTAATCTCCTTGGCCGTTTCATCACTAGCGCCAATATACCTTAGGTAATCAAGCTCTCTGCGTTGAGGTGTCCAGCTGCGGGTGAGGCTATAGCTGCGCTCGCTAAAAGTGGTTTCGCCCAAAAAGGAAGGAATGATAGCAATAAACAGAATGACAATTAGCAGTGGCTTAAAAGCAATAAGCCCCACCGCAAAAAAGATGATGGTGATAATATCCTGAAGCTGGGTGAGCGTTTGGCTCATAAGTGCTGTGCGGCTATTGGTTTGCCTGCGGGCACGCTCCAGCTTGTCGTAAAACTTGCTATCCTCAAATTGATATAAGTCTAAAGTGGCAGCATGGTGAATGAGCTTTACAGAAGTTTCATTACTAAAAAGATCGCCAAGCAAGCTATCCAGCAAAGTGATGCCTCTATTGATGATGTCGCTAAAAAGTGCAAGCCCCAGCTCCATGGCTAGGTAAATCCAGATATTGTGAAAATCCTTGTTTTCCTGCGCTATTTGAAAAACGATTTCATCAATGATGAGCTTGCCCACCCAAAGCATAATTACCGGAATGGCCGCTTTTACAATACGCAATACCACATTCCCCAGCGTCATACCCGGACTGGTGTGCCATATCATTTTGAAAAAACGGGGAAGGTTACGGAAAGCACTAACGCGATCCTTGAGTTTTACTTTTTCCTTTGCCATTGGGTAAAGGTCAATTTTTATTTCGGAAAGCGGGAGTGGGGTTTGTTATTGGGAGATAGGGGGAGGTGATAGGAACGTTTTGCATATGGCTTGTGGCGGTTTCGGAGCACTTTCCTGTCCGCTGAAACCAAAGCTGGCTACGAAGCGAAAACCTTGCTGGCTGCCGTTCACCCGCCATAAGCTATATGTGTTGTTGGCGGTAGTTTTTTTCTTTAATTTTTAAGCGAAACTTGGTCCACCTGCTTTTCTGAGTGCCGTAGAAAACCTCTGCATAAATTTTTGACCTTGTCCGCTTGATAGAAACATGATTTTATGAGAGGGACAGTCAAAATCATCTAATTCAATAATTACATTCATAGCTTTACTATTACCTCTTCTGCCCGATTCAAAATGATTCATTCTAAGTCTAGTTACTTGATTTACATTGAACTTCTTATTCTTGAAAGATAATGTCTGTTCATTAAAATTCACGGTAACACCAGCTTGACTGAATTCGTTTTCGTTAGCTGTGTATTTGGAGTTTGAGAAACCTTTGGTAAATAGATAGATTAATACTCCAATAATGATTGCAAATATTAAATACACAAATGTCATAGTTGTTATTTTATTGGTTGATACTCTTGATTAAGGTTGTAGTCTATTAGAAGGCCTTTTTCTTCGTCATATTTCCAGATTATATGACTTCCGAACATAGCTTCTTTACTTTTAATTTTGTGGTCGTCTTCAGGAATCATAATGAAATTTAGGTTGTTTCTTTGGTTGTGAAGAATCATTCTTAGTTCATTATCGTCCGCCTTTTCAATTTCCACCTCTTCATATTTATTCAAGGGGTTAACAGGTTTCCATTTGCCAACAAAATCATCTAAATCTGATTCACCTGTGCAGGCATTTAGGATTAAGACTGAAAGTAGAATTAATTTTTTCATAGGTCATTGAATTTGAATTAATTGTTAATGTTGCGAATTTTTCGTTTTTAAAGTACCGCCAACGGTCTATGTATGGTGCGTATCCCGAAGGGTATGCACTATACATTTTGTTAGGCGCTTTCTTTCTTGTTAATTTTCATTTCACTGTATATTTTTAGCAACTCCTTTGAAATTTGAGCCGTTGTTTCGTCCTTCAAATCTCCTTTTTCAGAGCTTATATTTTCTAAAATTTGAATTGACATACCTACGGCATTAATTCTTTCTAATACGTCCACATAGTTTTTTGCTTGTTTCATAGTCGACCGATAAATCAACAAGAATGTTCCTCCAATAAAGTTTACGACTATTCCTGAACAAGTTGCTAGGATAGACGGATTCATAAGTTCAGGGTCCGTAAAAACCTGATAAACTCCGAAAATAATGAGGCCAAAACCCACAATCATAACAGTAACAGACAAATAAAAAATTGAGGAAACTTGTTGGAGGTTTCGGTTCAGGTAACTTTCAAGTTTTAATCTAGCTAATTCCCAAGCCGTTTTCGTTTCGGTTGGTTTTTCTTTTACCTCCTTTTCTAGATTTTCAATTTTCTCCTCTCGCTTTTCTCTGTCTTTCGTGTCCTCGTAAACTTTAACACCCAACCCGATAAGTGCAGCAATAGCTCCAACTGCACCCGCTATTATTTCAAATAATTGTTCATTAGATTTATCAATTTTGGAGACCACAGTTACAACTATTGCAATCATTGTCAAAAAAATTGCCAGTTTCACGGTCAATTTCAACTTCGAATTAGAAGAGGTCAGTCCTTTTATTAATCCTTGGATTATGTCGGTTAGTAAGTTCATTTTTTCAGATTGCGCCTAACTAGCGGCTAACGGGAATTCCCGTTATATCCACTATATAATTTTCGTTTAAAGCCCAATATCCACTAAGGTTTGATACACAGCGGTCAGGCTAGCGTAAATATATAAGAAATTGGAATGGGGAAAGGTGAAGAAATGAAACCGCCCCGAATTTCTTAGAGGCGGTCTGTGTACTTTATTAGAACATTTTATCTAAATGTTGTAATGTCTTAGCCCACCCTTTTCACTTTAGAAAACTTAATGTCCAGGTTGCGTTCGTAGTTGCGTAGCGTCTGCACTTCGGTGGGGGTTACAAAACACATAGAAACACCTTCTTTGCCGGCACGAGCAGTTCGCCCACTGCGGTGGGTATAGTATTCATCACTTTCGGGCAATTGGTAATGTGCTACAAAGGTGAGGTCAGATATGTCAATTCCTCTTGCTGCAAGGTCTGTGGCAATAAGTATGCGTAGGGTTTCATTCTTAAAGGAGCGCATCACTTTATCTCTCTCTTTTTGGAGTAAATCACCATGTATGGCATCTGTGGCTATGTTTTTTGCTATCAATTGCTTAGAAAGCAGTTTAGCGGCAGCTTTTGTTTTGCAAAAAATCACTCCTCGGTTTTGCCCTTCTGACTTTAAGAACTGCAAAAGAGCAGGCAGTTTCTCAGAGTCTTCACACATCACGTAGCGGTGCGAAATATTTTTGTTTACGATATCGTCTCCACTGGCTTTAAGGCGCGCAGCATCTTCAGAAAGGTGTTTGGAAATGATTTCCTGTATACCTTGCGGAAGGGTAGCTGAAAAAAGCCATTTGTTTTTGGCGGCAGGAAGAAAACTCAGGATTTCATCCAGTTCGGCTTTAAAGCCCATGCTCAGCATTTCGTC from Owenweeksia hongkongensis DSM 17368 encodes the following:
- a CDS encoding ABC transporter ATP-binding protein, with the translated sequence MAKEKVKLKDRVSAFRNLPRFFKMIWHTSPGMTLGNVVLRIVKAAIPVIMLWVGKLIIDEIVFQIAQENKDFHNIWIYLAMELGLALFSDIINRGITLLDSLLGDLFSNETSVKLIHHAATLDLYQFEDSKFYDKLERARRQTNSRTALMSQTLTQLQDIITIIFFAVGLIAFKPLLIVILFIAIIPSFLGETTFSERSYSLTRSWTPQRRELDYLRYIGASDETAKEIKIFGLQDFISQRFKKLTEEYYKANKKLATSRAFWGSLLTAVGTVAYYGAYVYIVIDTVNGDISLGKLTFLAGSFLQMRNMLQSIMNRFSQIAESALYLQDLFDFFELRPQIIPKSSNPKIPDPILQGFTFENVSFKYPGSERYSLKHLNFHLKAGEKLALVGENGAGKTTLVKLLSRLYEPTEGRILLDGVDLSEYDIVDLRKNVSIIFQDFVKFQLKADENIAIGNINQLQKQDLIEDSADKSLANTVIDKLPERYQQFLGKRFEGGVELSGGEWQKIALARAYMGEAQLMILDEPTSALDARAENEVFIRFSELIAGRTAVLISHRFSTVRMADRILFLENGELLELGSHDQLLEKDGKYAALFKLQAKGYE
- a CDS encoding TRADD-N-associated membrane domain-containing protein, with translation MNLLTDIIQGLIKGLTSSNSKLKLTVKLAIFLTMIAIVVTVVSKIDKSNEQLFEIIAGAVGAIAALIGLGVKVYEDTKDREKREEKIENLEKEVKEKPTETKTAWELARLKLESYLNRNLQQVSSIFYLSVTVMIVGFGLIIFGVYQVFTDPELMNPSILATCSGIVVNFIGGTFLLIYRSTMKQAKNYVDVLERINAVGMSIQILENISSEKGDLKDETTAQISKELLKIYSEMKINKKESA
- a CDS encoding DEAD/DEAH box helicase yields the protein MKNFKELGIGADFVKGLAELNIIEPSEIQKKAIPLLMSGATDLVARAQTGTGKTAAYGLPLLAQINPKRNAVQGLILCPTRELAKQVAKQLFKFTKYTDKIFAEAVYGGEHIDRQISALQRPTHILVATPGRLIDLVKKKAVNLSEVKTVVLDEADEMLSMGFKAELDEILSFLPAAKNKWLFSATLPQGIQEIISKHLSEDAARLKASGDDIVNKNISHRYVMCEDSEKLPALLQFLKSEGQNRGVIFCKTKAAAKLLSKQLIAKNIATDAIHGDLLQKERDKVMRSFKNETLRILIATDLAARGIDISDLTFVAHYQLPESDEYYTHRSGRTARAGKEGVSMCFVTPTEVQTLRNYERNLDIKFSKVKRVG